AAGCGCCAGATCGTTTTATTCCAGCCAACCAACTGAACGTCTTGGCTCGCGTTGTTCATAAAAATAACTTAGGTAAAGAATTTCCCATTGCTCGCGAAGAGATTCTAGATCTTCAAGCCCCTGAAAACTTCGAGTTTGACTCTAAAAAAGACCTCAATCGTTTCTCTGAATCAGACCAGGCCAACTTACTTTACTTCGCTCGCTCTCTTCTTGTGCCAAACCTCACTTTGAACAAACAAGAAACCGCCTCAAGAAGACAAGCTGCTCGCGATGCTGTCATTCCAGTCACAATCACAATCAAAAAGAATCAAACAATCATCACGCAAGGTTCTGTGATCCAGCCATTCCAAATGGCGGTGATTAAACAGATCGAAAACATCCGTGCTGATAAGCGCAAAGACGTGATGGCTCTTTCGATGGCGTTTATGCTTTCAGTGGCGATCATGGTGTTCTTCTCGTACTTAAAGCGCTTTACGATGAACAAAGTAAAGATCGACTTTAAAGACGTGACAGTCATGATGTTGATTGCGTTCGGAGTAATCTTCTTCACAAAAATTTATCTTTTCGTAACAGACGCCGCCTTCGCGTCAAAGATGGGCCACATCCTTCCGCCAGCAGTGTTTTTGTTTGCAGCACCGGTGGCGGCAGGACCGATGCTTGTTGGTTTGCTCATTACCTACGGCGAAATCGTATGGCTTTTCACGGCGTTCTTATCGGTGTGCTTAGGAATCATGGTGGACTACAACTATCCATTCATGTTCGTCACACTTGTCGGCGGTATCGCCGCAGCTCGCGGTGTTTTCAACTGTAAAACGCGTAATGACGTTTACTTCGCTGGTGTGCGCACAGGGCTTATTAATGCGCTCATGATCGCCTTCATTCTTACAATGACGAAGTTCGATCAAGAGGGCGGAGTAAAAGAAATTCTTCTTTCAATTCCAGCAGGCTTTATCGGCGGAATCTTTAGTGCACTTGTGGCAATGATGTTCATTCCACTTTTGGAATCCATCTTCAACTACACAACAGACGTAAAACTTTTAGAACTGAGCAACCTCAATCATCCGCTTTTAAAAGAAATGATCGTGAAAGCGCCAGGAACTTATCACCACTCTATGATGGTAGGGTCGATGGTGGAAGCAGCGGCCGAGGAAATCGGCGCAAATCCTTTACTCGGAAAAGTCATGTGCTACTACCACGACATCGGAAAGATGGAGCACGCCAATTATTTTATCGAGAATCAAAAGCCAGGACATAATCCGCACGATCATATTTCTCCGTTTATGAGTAAGACCTTGCTTGTCGCTCACGTCAAAGACGGTATTGAGATGGGAACGTCTTACAAACTCGGTAAACCGATCCTTGATGGCATCATCCAACATCATGGAACAACGTTGATCTCTTACTTCTATAACAAGGCTCTTGATCTAAAAAAAGAAGATGATCCAGAAATTAGCGACAACGACTTCCGCTATCCGGGACCGAAGCCACAATTCCGCGAATCTGCTCTGTGCATGTTGGCGGATAGTATCGAAGCCGCTGCTCGCTCTTTGGATGAGCCAACGCCAACACGTTTGCAAAACATCGTTCGTAATATCATTCAAAGAAAGTTTTCAGACGGACAGTTGGATGAGTGTAATCTGACCCTCAAAGATATTTCTAAAGTGGAAGCCGCCTTTGTGCGCATTCTTCTTGGTATTTACCATCAACGTATCGATTATCCAAAAAGCGCCGGTGGCGGTTTAGGAGATGTCGGTCAAGTGACGCCATCGCAAGGGTAGACATGCAAGTTCTGATCGTGAATGAGTCGAAACACGCCGTTCCTCGCAAATTCGTTAATGAATGGATGGAAGACATCACAGCGGAACTAAGAAAGCGCAAAGTTCTTAAGATGGCTCAAGCCTCGCGCGAACTCACATTGGTGTTCTTAGATAAAAAGCCCGCACAAAAAATCAATTTTGAATTTCGTGGCAAAGACTACGCAACAGATGTTCTTAGCTTTGACTCCATGGATCCAAGTTCTTTCGGAGAATTGGTTCTGTGCCCCGAAGTTTTAAAACGCCAAGCCAAGGAACATAAACTCACGTATCAGCAAGAGCTGGGTTACATGCTCCTCCACGGAGTTCTGCATCTTTTAGGATACGATCATGAAACAAACGAGAAAGACGCTCGTGAAATGTTCGGCCTTCAAGACGCTGTCTTTGAGAAGCTTTTGAAAAAAGTTTCTAGATAAATTTAGCTCCTCATCCTATATATTCGCTCTCACAGAAAAATCTCGCGGAAAATCCCCGAAAGCGCCCATTTGCGCACCTTGATTTGTTTAAACATTAGGCGATTCACATCTCGGCAATGAGTGCATTGCGCTCAATCCTCTTTATTTCGCAAATCGTCGAAAAAAGGCCCCTTGGCACTGAGATTGTAATAGGGAGATTTCGTGTTCTCCCTAGTTGTCGCCTCCGAGAGCTTTCCCCCTCCCTGTTCTCGGAGGCGTTTTTCTTGACAGACGTGTCCTCCCGGATAAACTCTTTGGCATGTCTATCATTACGGAATCTTCCGAAATCAAAAGTAGAATCGCGGCTCTCGAAAGTTTCTCAAAGGAACTTCGGGGGTATCTTTGACCTAGATAAAAAGAAAAAACGTCTGGACGAGCTTGCCATTCAAGCCGAAAACCCCGCTATTTGGGAAAAACCTGCCGAAATGCAAAAGATTAACAAAGAAAAATCCCTGCTTGAAAGAGCGGTGGGAGAGTTCGATTCTTTTGCCAATCGTCTGAGCGATGCCGAAGTGCTTTTAGAAATGGCGATGGAAGCGCAGGATGAAAGCAGTTTCACGGAAGTGAAAAACGAAGTCGCTTCTCTTGAAAAGTACGGACAAGAATTAGAACTAAAACGTGTCTTGAGCGGAGAGCTTGACGCCAACAGCGCGTATCTTTCTATCAATTCAGGCGCCGGTGGAACAGAGTCTTGCGACTGGGCGCAAATGCTTCTGCGTATGTACACTCGTTACGCGGATAAGCATGGTTATAAAGTTCAAATCGTCGAGATGACCGAGGGTGAGGGTGCGGGTATTAAATCATGCACGCTTTTGATTGAAGGCCCTTATGCTTACGGATATTTGAAAGCAGAATCAGGAGTGCATCGCTTGGTGCGTATTTCTCCGTTTGATTCGAACGCTCGGCGCCATACATCTTTTGCATCTGTCTTTGCTTGGGCCGAGGTTGATGACGATATCAATATCGAAGTTCGTCCTGAAGACATTCGTGTCGAAACATTTAGATCGAGCGGCGCCGGTGGACAGCACGTCAATAAGACGGACTCTGCGGTTCGTATGTATCATATTCCAACGGGCATCGTTGTTTCTTGCCAAATGGAACGCTCACAAATTCAAAACCGTGAAAAGGCGATGAAGATGTTGAAGGCGCGCCTTTACGAAGTTGAAATCGAAAAACGCAACGCCGAAAAAGACGCGATGAATTCGCAAAAGAAAGCCAACGAGTGGGGATCGCAAATTCGCTCTTACGTGATGCACCCTTATCAAATGGTGAAAGACCACCGCACGGATTATGAAACCAATCAGGTAGATGATGTGATGGATGGAGATCTGGATGGCTTCATTATGGCTTACTTAAAAGAGCAAATTAAAACCGAGGCTCAACCTTCGTGAATAAATCATTAGCATGGATCTCATGGCGACTTTTGATCTCCCGAAATACTTTATTCGGGGGCTCAACGCCGTTGTCGCTTTTGGGATTGGTGCTGGGCGTGGCAGCGTTGGTTGCTTCCATGGCCGTGATGAGTGGTTTTGAATCGACGTTAAAAAAAGCTATGGCCGATGTCTCAGGACATGCACAAGTCATGAAGCGCTCACGATTTCCTGATGACTGGAAGGAATTGGAAGATCGCATTCGTAAAGCCGAGCCAACATTGGTGTCTGCTTCGCGTTTTGTTTTTATTGAAGCTGTTCTTGCGCATGAAGGAAAAATTTCCGGAATTCTTATTCAAGGTGTCGACACCGAGCGCGTTAATAAAGTTTTAAATTTTAAAAATCGCGTGGTGAGTGGATCAGACGATTTAACTCCACCGAGCGAAGTGCCGCTCGCACTCGTCGGTAAAGGGCTTGCTAATAAAATGGGCCTTAAAGTGGGCGACAAGTTCCGCGTTGTTGTTCCCGTCGCTGATGCTGTAGACCCGTCAAAGTTCCAACGCCGTGTTGGTCAGTTTCAAGTTCAAGGAATTTTGGATCTTGGAAAATACGAGTGGAACGAAAGATTTATTCTTGCGGATCTTAAAGCAGCACAAAATCTAGCGGACATCGGGGATCGTTATTCAGGTCTTTTGCTGCGCTTTGAAGATGTGGACCACGCCCGAGATGCGGCATTTAATCTGAGCGGCGTTTTAGGTTCCCCCTATTGGGTGCGCGATTGGCGCGATTCCAATGAAAATCTTTTTGAGGCCGTGCAAGTCGAGCGTCCGGGTATTTTCTTTGTCGTTCTTGTGATCACGTTGGTCGCAGCTTTTAATATTTCTGCGACATTGTTTGTGAACGTCGTTCGTCGTTATAAAGATATCGCTATTCTAAAAACTGTCGGTTTTTCCCGTAAGGACATCATCAAGGTTTTTGCGTTCCAAGGTCTATTCTTGGGTGGCATCGGTATTTTCTTTGGATTTCTTTTAGGATTTATTCTCTGTGGGCTTTTCGCCTTTGCGCAGTCTCGCTTGGGACTTATCGCTGGAGAAGTCTATCGTCTGGATTCGATCGAATTAAATATTCGTCTTGTCGATTCCGTCGCTATTTGTATTGCAACGATGTTGATTTGTTTTATCGCGACTTTGGCTCCCGCTCGCCGTGGCGGAAGACTCAGTCCTGTTGAGGGGCTTCGCAATGAGTGATAGCAATGTTTTTCTTAAAGCCGTTGATATTCATAAATCTTACGCACAGGGTTCAGGCGAACTTGAAATCCTTCGCGGTGTGAGTCTTGAAATCAAAGAAGGGGAAGCGCTCGCGATTCTCGGAGCTTCGGGCGCAGGAAAGAGCACATTGCTACAGATCATGGGAACTCTGGATCGCCCTAATCGCGGCGAACTTTATTGTGAAGGTCGTGATCTTTTAGCGATGGGTGACGAAGAGCTTTCCCGTTTTAGGAATTCCGAAATGGGTTTTGTATTTCAGTTCCATCACTTGTTAGGTGAATTTTCAGCTTTGGAAAACGTGATGATCCCTTGCCGCGTGGCGGGGGAGTCCATCAAGGTCGCGCGCGAAAAAGCCATGCATCTTTTAAATTTTATGGGACTTGCCGAACGCGCTGAACACTTTCCAAGTCAGCTCTCAGGCGGGGAGCTTCAGCGTGTCGCTATTGCCAGAGCTCTTGTTCGTCATCCGAAAATTCTTTTCGCCGATGAGCCTACAGGAAACTTGGATTCCACAACGAGTGGAAAGATTCAGGAACTCTTTTTCCGTCTGAAAGAAGATATGAAGTTAGCACTCGTCATCGTCACGCATGATCTGACATTCGCAACGCGATTTCCTAAAGTCTATCGAATGAAAGACGGTCAGTGGCAGTCATAATAAAAACTGCTTGAGACATATTTGTGAGTCTAAAATTGTTGTAATTTTTCAAAATCATTTTGCGTTTACCACTGCGGTAATTGTGCAACAATAATTGTGGCTTGCCGTCCACGTTGCTTCCACATGAGATGTTCGATGTGCGCTTTCGATTCAGTAATCCTAGGATAAACTCGCAATCAAAAATTTAACTCTTTAGTTTTTTTAAACCCGCCGATAAAGCCACGTCCGGTACTTAGTACCATTAAAGAGAGGGAGTTTATGAGAAACGCAAAACGGATTTTACAAATATGTCTTGTTCCCACCTTGGGATTAAGTCTGTCAGCGTGTACAGGAAGTGGTGGCGGAGCAAGTTTAGATACATTGGATGTGTCAGGAGTTCTCAGTCTTGGTAATAGCACTCAAGGTTTAGAAAAAGTGCAAAGCTTTGCAGAGAAGGAAGATTCAGTCTCTGCCATGAGTGTGAACTTAGCGCTATATAAAGTGACCTGCGCCACGACCACGCCCCCGATTCAAAGTGCGTCGGCGAGCGTAGGTAACGACGGCTCATTCACTGTGAGTATTCCAGGTGCGAAAGGTCAACCTTTGAGTTGTTTCCTTGTGGATTCCAACGGCGATAAAGCTGCAGACTTTATTATCGCGGATTCGTCGAAAAAAGATCTGAACGGAAACTCAGAGACGTCATCGACAGCGGCGTTTAAAGAGCATGCAAATTTAGGAACAATCAACTTTGACCCGAATGCAGGTGAAGTGACAGTTCCAAAAAGTAATATCGCAAGTGTTGTGGAAGAAAAGAAAGCTGCGGCAGCAAGTGTGTTTGATCCTTCGGGGGCATGGACGATTGGCTCCGTGGATTTTACATTGCCTCGGGGTGTGAAATCGCCGTGCCCGAGTAATGATAACGATTGTCATGGTCCCCGCGCCAACCAGGCGATTTATTTAAAACTTTGGAAAGGTGTTGTGACAGCGGACAGTTCTGACATCTTTGGATTGCAAGTGTGGGAAGGTGCAAACTCCTTTGCAACTTGCGGTTCTAAAATCGGTTTAACGGCGGACATGAAAACAGCGTTGGGTGTGAACTTTAGCGCAAACGGCGCGGCTGATGCGGAGTTTTCTTTCTCAACATCAGTTCCAAATTTCCTTGATCAGATCACAAATCAAACAAGCACTGTGACTTTGACGGATGGTTGGAAGATGAGCACGGCGACTCTTCAACGTGACATCACAACAGGTTGCGGTCCTCGCGATATCACAATCGGTGGCGTGATGTACTCAAACGCTTGGGTGTGTGGTGCGGACGGTTCCAATAACTATCAAGTGAGCTTGGGTGGTGGTTGTGTGGACTCGACAGGTAAGTCTGTGGAAGTGAATGATTGGTCTGGATTCACTGGCAATGCTTGTTCGATGTCTGTTGATAGCAACCACATTCGCACGAACACTTGCAATGGCAACGTGACAATCAGTGGACAATCTAAGGCTGTGACTTGCACAAATAAATGGGTTGTGACGGATTCAAACGACGTTCTTAGAGCTGACAACGTGAACTTTGATTGGAACGCATTTAACACTGCAAATGGAATTTCTTCGAACAACGGTCAAACAACGTGTGCTTCGATTGCCAATGGCGGCAGTTCTGAGTCTTTGAAAATGGCGCAACTTCAGTGTTACGCCGATTACTACTGGCGTTCAGGTATGGAGCGCACAGAAAATGCCTGCCTTCCTCGCGTAGATATGGATTGGTCGGCAACGAACTCTGCAAACTTTGCGCACGTGGATAAAATCCGTCCGCAAGGTTTGGTGTTCTTTGAAAAATACGCGCCGTTTCCAGATGGCAGTGGTGGTTCTTTGATGACTCGTCAAGAACACTACGAGGGTGTGAGTGTGGATGGAACTAGTTGGGTGAACTGCCGCGTGATTGATGTCGGTGGTTTGACGATCAAGAAAGTCAGCGACACAAAACTTCTCGCGACTTACCAGTCTTCGCTTATCACAACAAGCACATCGAAACCTGCATGCTTAGCGAAGTTCAACGGCACTCGTGAGTCTTACGTTTTCTATCTCAATAAATAATGAATTCTACACGGCGCACCCTTTTGGGGTACGCCGTACCTATTTGAAACGCGACGCGCAGCGACCCCTCGCAGCGCGTCTTCTTTGACACGACCTTAGTCTTAAGTTACGATTCCCCAATCAAATTGTAAGTATTGAAAAATCTTATTGATTTTAAAAAACTGATTGTCAGAACGACTGTCAAAACTGTTGGGGAATTGAAACTTTGAGTAAGCTTCTTTGTGCATTGTTAATCACTTCGTTAACTTCGACGGTTTGGGCGGCTCCAGCCAAAAAGAAAACCAACAAGAAAACTTCTTCTGTGCAAGTGGCGGCGGCTCCGGCTGTTTCTGGTTTGACGATTAAAAACATCGAAGTTTCCGGCAATCGTAAAATTGAAAAAGATGCGATTCTTACAAAGATCGTTTCAAAAGTGGGCGAGTCTTATTCTGCGCAACACATTCGCGAAGACGTTGAGGCGTTGTTTAAGCTTGGTTTCTTTAACGACATCGAAGTCGATCGTCAGGTGAGTGGCAAAGATGTCACTCTGACTTACAAAGTTTTGGAAAAACCTTCGATTGTCGAAATCACTTACGAAGGTAATAGTGAAGTTAAATCCGACGACATCGCGGATGCTACGGGAATTAAAGCCTACCAACTTCTCAATATGGCAAAAGTAAAAGAAGCCGTTGAAAAAGTTCAAAAGCTTTACGAGGACAAAGGTTTCTTCCTTGCGAAGGTGGAAGCTGAAGTCCAAATCATGAAAAAAGACGAAACAGTTCGTTTGGTGTTTAAAGTTCGTGAGAACGACAAAGTGAAAGTGAAAAAAATCACTTTCCTTGGTAACAAACACTTAGGCGATAGCCAGTTAAAAGCAAAAATGCTCACGCAAGAGGGCGGTTTCTTCTCAGGACTTTCTGGTTCTGGTCAGTACAAGCAAGAAATGTTTGAGCGTGACGTGCAAATCTTGCGCTTCCTTTACTGGAACCAAGGATACGTGCAAGCCAAAGTCGATCGTCCGCAAGTGACGGTGACTCCAGATAAGAAAAACATCTACATCACTATTCGCATCGAGGAGGGTGAGCAGTACGATGTCGGTGATGTTGATTTCGCTGGCGACATCTTGTTCCCAAAACAAGAACTTTATGAAGCGATCAAAATCGATGACAACGGTGTTTTTGCATACGATGTCTTGCAAAAAGATATCAGCGAGTTGACGGCGAAATACGGTGACTTGGGTTATGCCTATGCCAACGTGATTCCACGCACGGCTTTCAACGCCAAAGAACGCAAAGTGAATTTGATCTTTGAGTTCGACAAAGGTTCCAAAGTTTACTTCGGTAAGATCAACATGGTTGGAAACTCCAAGACGCGTGACAAAGTCATCCGTCGTGAGTTGAAAATCCATGAGGGTGAGCTTTACAACGAAACTCGTCGTCGTCAGTCTTTGGAAAACATCCAACGTCTTGGTTTCTTCGATGAAGTGAATTTTAAAACTTCAATTGATCCTGAACGCACGGAAGTCATGAATGTTGATATCTCCGTGAAAGAAAGAAACACAGGGCAGATTCAATTGGGTGCGGGTTACGGAACATCGCAAGGTTTCACTTTGCAAGGTTCAGTCAATCAAGCCAACTTCTTGGGTAAAGGACAAAACTTAGGTGCATCTTTGAACTTAAGTAATACAGGAAGTTACTACAGTCTTTCTTTCACTGAACCCTATTTCAACGACACTCTCTGGTCCGTGGGTGGAAGTATTTATCAAAGTGCTAACACGGGTCGCGTAGACTTCGATGAAAATCACAAAGGTGGAACCATCAGCTTAGGTCATCCTGTGGCTGAGTTCACTCGTGGCTACTTGAAATACCGATATGACGACACAGAACTTTCAACGAAAACAGATTCTGATGGCGTTGTGACCGATCCAGACTTGTTCCCTTTGAAGTCCGCTTCAGGCATCACTAGCTCTTTGACCGCAACGCTTGAGTACGACACTCGTAACGACCGCCAAATGCCGAGCAAAGGTATTTACACAATGGGTGCGTTTGAGTACGCGGGTCTAGGTGGAGATCTGAAATATACTCGCGGAAATGCCTCATTCCGTTATTACAAAAATATCTTCTGGGACGTAGTGTGGAGAAATAACATCACTTACGCACGTATCGATTCTTTGGAAGGTCAAGATGTTCCATTCAGTGAATTGTACTTGCTCGGAGGCCCTTATTCTCTAAGGGGTTACCGCTCTTACCGCGTTGGTAGAATGAAGCTTTCTAACAAAATTAAGCAGAAGATTATCACTGATAATCCGGGCATTAGTGACGAAGAAGCCACAAAACGCGCGATGCGTTTTTACGGTGGTACTCAGCAGGCAATGTACCAGACTGAATTACAGTTCCCTTTGGTAAAAGAAGCTGGCATCATGGGAGCTGGATTCTTTGATATCGGTGCGGCAGATGACGTTCTTGAAGATAAGAACTTCTTTGCTGACGTGGGGTTCGGAATTCGTTGGTACTCTCCGATTGGGGTCTTGCGCTTTGAATGGGGCTTCCCATTAAACCGCGATCCTCTGTACCAGGACGCAACAGTGTTTGAGTTCTCAATCGGTCCTAGTTTTTAGTTTAAAAATCTTTAAGGAGGATTTTAAGAATGAAGAAAATGTTGATCGCGATGAGCATGCTTCTGGCAGCTTCTTTCGCACACGCAGAAGCTAAGGTTGGCTACGTAGACATGCAAAAAGCTATTCAATCAACTTCAGCTGGTAAAAAAGCAAAAGGTGAATTGGAAACTGAGTTCAACAAAAAGAAAAAAGAACTCGAGAAAAAAGAAGCTGACTTGAAAAAAATGGGCGAAGACTTGGAAAAGAAAAAGTCTGTTCTTTCTGAAGAAGCTCTTGGTAAAAAACAAGCTGAGTTCCAAGAAGAAATGCTTAAATACCGTGACGTCGTAGGTAAGAGCCAAATCGAAATCCAAAAGAAAGAGCGCGAATTGACGGCTCCGATCTTGGAAAAGATGAAAAAAGTGATCGCAAAACTTGCGAAAGACAAAGGCTACACAATGGTGATCGAAAATTCTCAAATGGTGCTTTATGCAACTCCAGATGCGGATTTAACTCAAGAAGTGATCACGGCCTACGAAAAAGAAAAGTAGTAATGAAATCAAAAGGGCCTCAAAAAGGCCCTTTTTTAGTTGGGTGTTCTTAAAAACGAAAAACACTCTGTTAGGTAAAAAATGGCAAATTATAAAATTCATCCAAGCAGTGTTATCTCTCCAGAAGTAGAAATCGCCGATGACGTTGAAATCGGTCCTTACTGCTTGATCCAAGGTAAAGTTAGAATCGGTAAAGGTACTTACGTAGAAGGGCACGTCACTTTGGGATCTCGTCATGGGATTTTAGAGATCGGCGCAAACAATCATTTCTGCCCGGGCGCTGCGATCGGTGGAGCTCCCCAAGATATTTCCTACAAAGGTGAGCCGACAAGTTTGATTATTGGAAACAACAACACATTCCGTGAATTTACGACAGTGAATCTTGCGACGAGCAAGGGTGATAAAAAAACTGAAATCGGTGATAACTGCTACTTCATGGCTTACACGCACGTAGGACATGATTGCAAACTTGGTAACAACGTTATTATGGCGAATAATACTCATTTGGGTGGTCACTGTGAAATCGCAGACGGCGTTTTCATCGGCGGTATGTCCGCTTTGAATCAGTTCACTAAAGTTGGTAAAATGGCGTTCATCGCGGGCAGCAGTATCGTGAACAAAGATGTTCTGCCGTTCTGCCGCGCTCAAGGAACTTACGCGACGATTCGTGCAACAAATAAAATCGGTCTTGCTCGCAAAGGCTTTGATCGCGCTGAAATTTCAAATGTGCATAAAGCTATCCGTATCATCATCATGGGTTCTCACACGGTTGAAGAGGGTATCGAGCGTATTAAACAAGAATGCGCTATGAGTCCTAACATCGAATACTTTATCAACTTCATCAGAAGCTCAAAACGCGGTATTGCAGTAGATAGAAGTCCTAAAGGATGGCAAGACGATGAGTAAGAAATTACGTGGCGCCGTTGTTGGCGTCGGATACCTGGGTAACTTCCATGCTCAAAAATATAAAAACAACCCACATGTTGAACTTGTGGGCGTTTGCGATCATTTCCCTGCACAAGCTGATAAAATTGCAGCCGAATTGGGTGTGAAGAGCTTTCACCGTCCCGCCGATCTTATCGGCAACGTGGATTTAGTAACGATTGCAGCAAGCACATTGAGCCACTTTGAGTTGGCAAAAATGTTTTTGCAAAATGGCGTTCACGTGAATGTAGAAAAGCCTATCACAGCAACAGTGCCTCAAGCTGAAGAGCTGGTGGCTTTGGCTGAAAAAAATAATTTGAAACTGGCAGTGGGACATATCGAAAGATTCAACCCTTCTGTGAATGAGTTAAAAAAACATCTTAAAAACCCTCGCACGATTGAACTTGTTCGCATGGCGCCTTACAAAGCGCGCGGCGCGGATGTCAGCGTTCTGCACGACTTGATGATCCACGATATGGATCTTCTTTTCTGGCTGACGGGCAGTGAAATCGAAAGCATGGTGTGTTCAGGAACAAAACTTGTTTCTAAAGAACTTGATACAGCTTCTGTGTCTTTCAAAATGAAAAATGGAACTCATGGTATTATCAATGTCAGCCGTGTTTCTCCGACGACGCAAAGATCTATCCGTGTGGCTCAAGACGATTGTACTTTGTTTGCGCAAACAGGAACTCACGAACTTGAAAAAGTGGAAGTGGGACCTGGTGGTGACGAGCTTGTGAAAGTCACAAAGTGGACGGTAGAAAAAGCAGATGCTCTGCAAAGAGAAACGGACGCTTTCATCGACTGCATCTTAAATGATAAAAAACCTGTGGTCACAGGACTTGATGGTTTGAAAGCTTTGAAAGCTATCGAAGACATTCAAAGAATGATCGAGGGTTGATGTGGATCAAGTCTTGATTGTTGCGGCGGAAGCCTCCAGTGTCACTTATGCGCAAAGAATTCTTGAGACCTGGAAAAAGCAGGGAAGAAACATCCATGCTTTCGGCGTCGGCAGTCAGGATATGGAAAACATCGGCTTTGAACGCCTGGGCAAATCCGAAGAG
This region of Bdellovibrio sp. BCCA genomic DNA includes:
- a CDS encoding Gfo/Idh/MocA family protein, with amino-acid sequence MSKKLRGAVVGVGYLGNFHAQKYKNNPHVELVGVCDHFPAQADKIAAELGVKSFHRPADLIGNVDLVTIAASTLSHFELAKMFLQNGVHVNVEKPITATVPQAEELVALAEKNNLKLAVGHIERFNPSVNELKKHLKNPRTIELVRMAPYKARGADVSVLHDLMIHDMDLLFWLTGSEIESMVCSGTKLVSKELDTASVSFKMKNGTHGIINVSRVSPTTQRSIRVAQDDCTLFAQTGTHELEKVEVGPGGDELVKVTKWTVEKADALQRETDAFIDCILNDKKPVVTGLDGLKALKAIEDIQRMIEG
- the lpxA gene encoding acyl-ACP--UDP-N-acetylglucosamine O-acyltransferase, which codes for MANYKIHPSSVISPEVEIADDVEIGPYCLIQGKVRIGKGTYVEGHVTLGSRHGILEIGANNHFCPGAAIGGAPQDISYKGEPTSLIIGNNNTFREFTTVNLATSKGDKKTEIGDNCYFMAYTHVGHDCKLGNNVIMANNTHLGGHCEIADGVFIGGMSALNQFTKVGKMAFIAGSSIVNKDVLPFCRAQGTYATIRATNKIGLARKGFDRAEISNVHKAIRIIIMGSHTVEEGIERIKQECAMSPNIEYFINFIRSSKRGIAVDRSPKGWQDDE